In the genome of Cynocephalus volans isolate mCynVol1 chromosome 10, mCynVol1.pri, whole genome shotgun sequence, the window CTGCCTTCCCGCACGGTGCACCTTCCTCCAGGAAGACCTCCTGCCTGCTCCTCACCCCGGGCTGCGCAGGTGAGAGCTCGCCGAAGGGAAAGCACCATTGCTGGGAGCTGGTTTGATTGCACGATGAGTGGTCGCGTTTCAGGGGAGGGAGGCGCCGGTGTCCAACGTCAGGCCAAAGGGGCGCCCCTCACTCCTTTAACCCCGGCCCCCTCTTTGACGCCCAGGAGGGCGCGGCTACACCCCCAAGGCACACAGCAGGCCCGCAGACTCCCGCCCATCCCCGCCTCCCATCACCTCCGGGGGAGGTGGGTGCGTGCGCGGGTCCGTCCTCCCCGGGACTCAGTTTCCCCTGCAGCTCCCGCCCCGGAGCAATGAAGGTTCCAGGGTCTGTGGTGACGGGCGAGGCCGAGAGAGGGGGTGGGGACCGCTCCGCCCAGGTCACACGCGCCCGCTGACCTGCCGCCGGGCTGGCTGGGGCGCCCGGCCTGGGGCCCGCTCCCTGCGCGCAGCTCCGCGGGCCTCGCCTGGAATCCCGGCCGGGCGGCCGCAGGGCGCAGGCTCCGGGGCTCCGCGGCGGACAAAGCCCGGTCCGGCCCGGCCAGGCGGCGCCGCGGCTCCCGGCTCTGGGCGAGCCCACCGCGCGCGGGGGAGGCTGCGCGGCCGGGGATGCAGGCGCGGCGGCCAATGGCGGCGCGGGAAGACGGGCTGGTGCCATGGCAACAGCCAATGGCGGCGCGGGACCGGCGGCGGCCGCGGGGCGCGGGGCTGCGTGTGCGGGGGGACCTCCTGGAACCTCCTGCGGCTGCACGGGCAGAACCTGGGGCGGGAGCCAGGCCGGCGCCTCCCCACAGACCCCGCTTGGCTCTGCGTGCACGTGCTGGGGGGTCCGGGCTCGGGGTCCAGGCTGGAGCTCCCTGAAGGCCCTGGATGCCCGGGCAGGGGACAGGGCTGGGGCCTGGCAGGCTCTTGGGGGCCGCCCGCCCTTCTCCCCATGTCTCGCTGCTCCCCGGCACGGCGTCAGGTCCTCCTGTGACTCTGTGTCCCTCCCCgcatctctctgtccctctgtccctcacTATGTCTCCCCGTTGTTTCTGCCCCTGGTCCCCACTTCATCCGCCCTCGCAGAGGGGAAGCCAGAGCAGGGAGGGTCCTGGGGTACCCGGAATCCACGTCCCCAGCTGTCCCAAATCCTCGATGGGTCCTCAGAGGCCACTTGAGGGTTTAACACCCAGAGCGCGAACCTGCAGCTTCGATGCGGTCCTTCCGGGCGTCCGGGGCAAATCATCTCCCTCTCGaccctcagtctcctcctctgtaaaatgggcaggCGGCTGAGGGGTTTGCAAGGACTGGTTTGGGGAACGACGGGCAAGGCTGGGAGGTCTGAGCATCCGGGGTCTGCTGCAGCCAAGGGCTGCAGGACGGGGTCATGCCGTCTCCTCTTCGGTCTGGATCTGAAGACCCCGAGGCCCCCACCCAGGACCAGCAACGCCAGAGGCCAGGAAGGCTCAGGCCTGGCTGGCAGGAGCTGTCCAGCCGTCCCAGCTGGTTGGGTTTGAGGAGAGAACGCCGTGGGCAGAGGGGCtctttcagaggctggaaaggccaCCTAGAGAGGGCACCTGGGTGCGAGAGTTGGCCAGATGATGAGGAGGGGACAGGGTTCCAGGCTGAGGGAAGATCAGTGCATGCTTGGGGGACAGTGGGTGTCTGGCAGGGCCTGACTGGGGCAAGATGTGAAGGGTTTAGAGCAGGGACAGTCCCCCTGGGAGACCAGGAGACCAGGACAGAGCTGGGCAAAGCTGGAATTGGGAGGCACCTGCAGAGCCCAGGGCCCTGGCTTTGGCTCCACCTCCATCTCCCTGGGTCACCTTGGGCAtagctctctggcctcagtttccagtTTCATTCACTGGGGGGTGGGTTGAATAATTCCCAACCCCCTACCCCAGTGGAACTAAGTCCCACCTCCCCTACCAGGTCTCAGATGTCACAGCTCCCCCAACCCCTCTCATGAAAGGGCTCGGAGGGTCCAATGACCCTAGTCCTGTCCTCCTACagacggggaaactgaggctccggcCAGAGACCACATTGCTTGAGTTCATGTCTGAGCCCCTGCCAGGCCCCTGGCGTGGCCCTGGGCCTCCCTTCCTCACCCCTCTGGGTGTGGCCAGGGCCTCGAAGTCTGAGGATTCTCAGGCTGAAGGCACAAGTGGACTGAGACCCCAAACCTCTGGAACATCACGTCCATGACATCCCCCCAAATTCTTGACCCTGTAAATCCTTGAGCCACAGCCAGACTCGAGCATCACTAGACATGTTAGACCCACAAGAGCTTCGGACACCTCGACAGCCCCCTAGGACTCCAGGCCCAACCTCAGAGGGCTGAGAACCCCTGGGATCCCCTCGCCCCCTCATTGCACAGAGCCCGGGCCTAGCCCGGGTCCCCTCCCCAGGCTCCTCCCCTGGGACCCTCCGCTTGTCCTACCGCTGCTGGGTTGTTTcattcctccccttcccaccctgtGGCACCCCCCCGTTCCTGGCCCCGACTTGGCCTGGCAAACTGCAGGGTCACTCAAGGAGTGTCTTTGGGCTTTTGAGGCCGACCTCGGGCCGCGCGTGCCCCTTGAGACCCAGCACGTCCCCCCGAGTCTCCtctgtgccaggggctgggggcggaAACAGGGACACCCCCGACTAGGAGCTGGGCGGTGGGCGGCACCAAGTCACGCGAGGACGGACGGGGCCGCGGGCTGGGTGACGGGGCAGGGCCCTGGCAGGTGACAAGGAGCTGCCGCTGGGGACCGGGGTGGGGCGGGCCGGTCCAGGCCGCGCCCTGAAGCTCGACCGGGGccgtgggcctcagtttcctcggtGGCCCGAGGGCGGACGCGCGGCACCGTCAGCACCGCGGACAGCTCCCCGGCCGGGGCCGTGTCCTCTGCGGGGACCTCAGCTCCGCGCTCAGGCGCCGGCCCTGCTCGAGGCGTGACCTTGGGCTCCCCGCGGCACccccccagcctcagtttccccttaaATTGGGGATGTCATAGCACCGGGACTCAGAACGGTCACGGAGGCCGCCGGAGCTGTCGGGACCGGTGGGAATGGGTATTACGAAGAGCATCGGCGTCGGCGAACGTCGCGGTCGGCCCTCCGCTCGGTGctcagaaggggaaactgaggccgcgAGAGGCGCAGGGTGtggccccgcccccacccgccgTGTGGGAGCCTTGTCGCAGTGCGTCCCCGGCGGAGCCCCCCGTCGCCGTGGAGGGCCCCAGTGTCCGCGTCCCCGCAGTGGGGAGGGGTCCGAGGGTCTCGCCCAGAGGTCGCGGCCGGGCCGGGCTGGGCGAGGCCTGGGCCTGCGCAGACCTGAGGGTGGTCGCTGCTGCGTGGGGGAAGGGCTCCCAGCCCAGGGAACGTCCCCAGGCAGTTTCCCTGGCAACCGTCTCCACGGCGACCGCACGAGACCCCCGGCCCGTCAAGTCCCGCGCCGGCCCGTGCGGACCCCGCCGCCGGGAAACACCGTTCCCACGGCCCGgtccccgccccggccccgcccagGGACGGTCCCCGCCCCCGCGGACAAGACCCCCGCGCCCTACCTGGTCCCCGAAGAAGGCCGAGTGCAGCAGGCTCAGGAGCCCCAGGAGCCCCATGGAGCCGCGGCCgccgggtgggggtgggggccggGCCGCCTGCGCCTGCGCCTGCGCAGAGGGAGGGGTcgcgcggcggggcggggcggggcggtcCCGCGGCGACCCGGGACCCCGGAGGGACCGAGCGAGGGCCGCGCTGCGGGGCAGCCGGTGCGCCCTGCGGACGCCCGGCATCTCCCGGATCCGCCCGGCGCTCCGGTCCATCAGTCACTCAGCAAACGCCTGCGGCGCGACGAGCTTGCCGGGCTCGGAGCCGGGCGCCGGGCGTGGGGGGCCCTTGAATAGAGGTGTCGGGCAGGGGTCCAGGCAGAAGGCATAGCCAGcgcgtggggggtggggggttaggAGGTAAGAGCAGGGAGGCGACGGGACAGGCCGTGCACGGTCCTGTGGCCCCGGCGAGGACTCGGGCTTTTACCCCACGGgaggtgggagccatggagggctGTGGGCAGAGGAGGGACAGGACCCGATCAGGTGCTCACTGACACCCTCTGGCGGCTGCAGGGTGAACAGACCGCGGGCGGCGCCGGCACTGGTCCAGGAGGGGATGCTCGGTCGCGAGTAATGGGCCCAGGACAGGTGGGGGCCTccagggtgagggtgaggggtaCTACTATGGACAGCAAAGAACCAACGGCTCTGCTAACAGGTGCCATGAGCTGAGCCCTGAAGTAAGGGAGCCCCACGATTGGGGGAAGGGCATCCTTGGCAGAGGGCACAGGCCATGCAAAGGCAGGAAGGTGGGAGCATGCTAAGAGCTTAGCAGCAGCAGGGACGCTGCTGTAGTGCAAAAGCACCACAAATACAGAaatgaggggccggcccgtggctcactcagaagagtgcggtgctgacaacaccaaggccacgggttcggatccccatatagggatggacggttggctcacttgggagagcgtggtgctgacaacaccaagtcaagagtaaagatccccctactggttatcttttagaaaaaataaataaataaaaataaatacagaaatgaatacAGAACTGGGCACAGCTGTGtgacaataaaactttatttgcaaaagccAGGTGTCTGGTTGGTTTGGCCCAAAGTCCATCATGTGAGCATCAGCCCGAGCGGAGGCCTCAGCTCACCCCAGTCCAACCAGGAACCGGGCCTCAGTTTGTTCCGTTCACTGATTCACCAAACATGCCCAGCAGCGTCTACTCGTGCACTTTCCTCCTG includes:
- the LOC134387495 gene encoding uncharacterized protein LOC134387495, with amino-acid sequence MLFGKLRLGGCRGEPKVTPRAGPAPERGAEVPAEDTAPAGELSAVLTVPRVRPRATEETEAHGPGRASGRGLDRPAPPRSPAAAPCHLPGPCPVTQPAAPSVLAAFRELQPGPRARTPQHVHAEPSGVCGEAPAWLPPQVLPVQPQEVPGGPPAHAAPRPAAAAGPAPPLAVAMAPARLPAPPLAAAPASPAAQPPPRAVGSPRAGSRGAAWPGRTGLCPPRSPGACALRPPGRDSRRGPRSCAQGAGPRPGAPASPAAGQRARVTWAERSPPPLSASPVTTDPGTFIAPGRELQGKLSPGEDGPAHAPTSPGGDGRRGWAGVCGPAVCLGGVAAPSWASKRGPGLKE